The Crocinitomicaceae bacterium genome includes a region encoding these proteins:
- the rho gene encoding transcription termination factor Rho gives MTDFSELNSKKLPELRAIADTLGISGTENMKKNELISAITGEPIQPDSESSSDDKPKRKRLTNQDKAEKKQEDLFTENSSEAEKKTEQKNFENRPKRPQDDRPKKQFQKDKPKPPVDLPAEFAADDSDDMTDPVIPVEPDDLPSVSVATIDDDLPSVSQPEASEPQTGGGEQQKQGYQKPHHQHQHQHQHKPKQTQEDFYGYNFDGLVISEGVLDLMQDGYGFLRSSDYNYLPSPDDIYVSQSQIKLFGLKRGDTVRGAIRPPKEGEKYFPLIRVDIINGREPSYVRDRVPFEYLTPLFPDEKFKITGHKNESLSTRVMDLFAPIGKGQRGMIVAQPKTGKTVLLKDVANAIAANHPEVYLIVLLIDERPEEVTDMARSVNAEVVASTFDEPAEKHVKLANIVLEKAKRLVECGHDVVILLDSITRLARAYNTVQPASGKVLSGGVDANALHKPKRFFGAARKIENGGSLTILATALTETGSKMDEVIFEEFKGTGNMELQLDRKISNRRIYPAIDILASGTRREDLLMSKDALQRIWILRKYLADMNPVEAMEFIKERMERTLSNEEFLISMND, from the coding sequence ATGACAGATTTTTCCGAGCTGAACTCGAAAAAACTACCCGAGTTACGGGCTATTGCTGATACATTAGGAATTTCAGGCACAGAAAACATGAAAAAAAATGAACTCATTTCGGCTATTACCGGTGAGCCCATTCAACCTGATTCAGAATCATCTTCTGACGACAAACCAAAACGTAAACGTCTTACAAATCAAGACAAAGCAGAAAAGAAACAAGAGGATTTATTCACAGAAAATTCTTCTGAAGCTGAGAAAAAAACTGAGCAGAAAAATTTTGAAAATCGTCCTAAAAGACCACAGGATGATCGTCCAAAAAAACAATTTCAAAAAGATAAGCCAAAACCGCCTGTTGATTTACCGGCAGAATTTGCAGCAGATGATAGTGATGACATGACTGATCCGGTTATTCCGGTTGAACCTGATGATTTACCTTCAGTAAGCGTTGCAACTATTGATGATGATTTGCCTAGCGTGAGTCAACCTGAAGCGAGTGAACCTCAAACCGGTGGTGGTGAACAACAAAAACAAGGATACCAGAAACCGCATCACCAGCATCAACATCAACACCAGCACAAACCAAAACAAACTCAAGAAGATTTTTACGGATATAATTTTGATGGTCTTGTTATTAGTGAAGGTGTATTAGACCTAATGCAAGATGGTTACGGATTTTTACGTTCATCTGATTATAACTATTTACCTTCACCTGATGATATTTACGTATCACAAAGTCAGATTAAATTATTCGGTCTGAAACGTGGAGATACAGTGCGTGGTGCAATTCGTCCGCCAAAAGAAGGAGAAAAATATTTTCCACTCATTCGGGTTGACATTATCAACGGACGTGAACCTTCTTATGTACGTGATCGCGTTCCGTTTGAATACCTCACCCCGTTATTCCCTGACGAAAAATTTAAAATCACCGGACATAAAAATGAATCTCTTTCAACCCGCGTGATGGATTTATTTGCCCCAATTGGAAAAGGTCAACGCGGAATGATTGTGGCACAACCAAAAACAGGTAAAACCGTTTTATTAAAAGATGTTGCAAACGCCATTGCCGCTAATCACCCTGAAGTGTACCTCATTGTACTACTCATTGATGAACGACCTGAAGAGGTAACTGATATGGCCCGCTCAGTAAATGCTGAAGTGGTAGCATCAACTTTTGATGAGCCTGCTGAAAAACACGTAAAACTTGCCAATATTGTGCTTGAAAAAGCAAAACGTTTAGTTGAATGTGGGCATGACGTAGTGATTCTGTTAGATTCAATCACCCGTTTGGCTCGTGCTTACAACACGGTTCAACCTGCATCAGGTAAAGTACTTTCAGGTGGTGTTGATGCCAATGCATTACACAAACCAAAAAGATTTTTTGGTGCCGCACGTAAAATTGAAAACGGTGGTTCGCTTACTATTCTCGCAACAGCACTCACAGAAACTGGTTCAAAAATGGATGAGGTTATTTTTGAAGAGTTCAAAGGAACAGGTAATATGGAATTGCAGTTAGATCGTAAAATTTCTAACCGACGCATTTATCCCGCCATTGATATCCTGGCTTCAGGTACTCGCCGTGAAGATTTGTTGATGTCTAAAGATGCCTTGCAAAGAATTTGGATCCTCCGCAAATATCTTGCTGATATGAACCCTGTTGAAGCCATGGAATTCATTAAAGAACGCATGGAACGTACTCTCAGCAATGAAGAGTTTTTGATTTCTATGAATGATTAA
- a CDS encoding DEAD/DEAH box helicase family protein, protein MIDESLFSRKELYPFQEKVVNQIIDEITTNGQNFNLLFQLPTGGGKTVIFSNIAKKYLEKTGKKVLILTHRIELCVQTSKQLNALGIANKVVNSVVKLLEDQNEYQSFTAMVETLNNRLQEKKDFVKQIGLVIVDEAHNNSFRKIFQYFKDVNILGVTATPLSSNRALPLKDNYDKLIVGESIKSLIEGGYLSNADTYTYDVNLHGLKIGVNGDFTVSSSDKLYSNYFMQEKLLFAYEEISVGTKTLIFNSGIESSRSVYELFKKHKYPIRHLDSTFSETDRKDILEWFKHTPGSVLTSVGILTTGFDEPTVETIILNRATRSLTLYHQMIGRGSRKLVNKNNFTVIDLGNNVRRFGYWQDYIDWYDAFNFPDRFLESKLSEEDDVMFEAEYELPRNLKDKLKDPTKLELFSMRDVYLDLIAQGKKGKDAVDVSMENHFEVIAENSGDMYDALMLQQDLQEDVERRLKHYTRCITKTTDAYLDWLKETYNRQLSQRIRAELNEEVEE, encoded by the coding sequence ATGATTGACGAAAGTCTTTTTAGTAGAAAAGAACTCTATCCATTTCAGGAAAAAGTAGTCAATCAAATAATTGATGAAATTACCACCAACGGTCAGAATTTCAATTTACTTTTTCAGTTACCAACCGGTGGCGGAAAAACAGTTATTTTCTCTAACATAGCGAAAAAATATCTTGAAAAAACCGGAAAGAAAGTTCTCATCCTTACTCACCGTATTGAGCTGTGCGTGCAAACGTCCAAACAACTTAACGCATTGGGCATTGCTAACAAAGTTGTGAACAGCGTAGTTAAATTATTGGAAGATCAGAATGAATATCAATCATTCACCGCTATGGTTGAAACCTTGAATAACCGTTTGCAAGAGAAGAAAGATTTTGTAAAACAAATTGGTTTGGTGATTGTTGACGAAGCGCACAACAACTCTTTCAGAAAAATTTTTCAGTATTTTAAAGATGTAAATATTCTAGGGGTTACGGCTACACCATTAAGTTCAAACCGGGCACTACCACTAAAAGATAATTATGACAAACTGATTGTGGGTGAAAGCATCAAATCACTTATTGAAGGTGGATATCTTTCTAACGCTGACACCTATACCTATGATGTAAATCTTCACGGTTTAAAAATTGGTGTAAATGGCGATTTCACCGTTAGCTCATCTGATAAATTATACAGCAATTATTTTATGCAAGAGAAACTTCTTTTTGCGTATGAAGAAATTTCTGTGGGTACAAAAACACTGATTTTTAATAGCGGAATTGAATCATCACGTTCAGTTTACGAGTTGTTTAAAAAACATAAATACCCCATTCGTCATCTGGATTCTACTTTCAGTGAAACTGATCGGAAAGATATTTTGGAGTGGTTTAAGCACACACCCGGGTCAGTGCTAACATCTGTTGGAATTTTGACAACCGGTTTTGATGAGCCTACTGTTGAAACCATCATTCTTAACCGCGCTACTCGATCACTGACTCTTTACCATCAAATGATTGGACGCGGTTCACGCAAACTTGTCAATAAAAATAATTTCACCGTTATAGATTTAGGGAATAATGTAAGACGTTTTGGTTATTGGCAAGATTATATTGACTGGTATGATGCCTTCAATTTCCCTGATCGTTTTCTGGAATCAAAACTCAGTGAAGAGGATGATGTGATGTTTGAAGCAGAATATGAATTGCCACGCAACCTGAAAGACAAGCTCAAAGACCCCACAAAACTTGAATTATTTTCCATGCGAGATGTTTATCTTGACTTAATTGCCCAAGGAAAAAAAGGAAAAGATGCGGTAGATGTTTCAATGGAAAATCACTTTGAAGTAATAGCTGAAAATTCAGGAGACATGTACGATGCCTTGATGCTACAGCAAGATTTACAAGAGGATGTTGAACGCAGACTTAAACATTATACCCGTTGCATCACCAAAACTACAGATGCATATCTTGACTGGTTAAAAGAAACCTATAACAGACAATTGAGTCAACGCATCAGAGCTGAGTTGAATGAAGAGGTTGAAGAATAA
- a CDS encoding methyltransferase: MKTKPPFRFKQFTVEQHVNQHKVGTDSVLLGAWVSGVFHCVLDIGTGTGILALMMAQKNQQAEIIAIEPDADQCHEARINFSNSPFQNRLTAIELSLQTFQSEKKFDLIICNPPYFENSTPNANEKKTKVRHTTELSVETLYRCAASHLSEVGCMYVIIPSDTEKNHLQQAALQHLFPKKIMRTKKDDGTIVRTLIQFSHTDDSCLFSEMIVKHSNNKYSAPYIALTRDFYWKDLEKEK, from the coding sequence ATGAAAACCAAACCTCCCTTTAGATTTAAGCAATTTACGGTTGAACAACATGTCAATCAACACAAAGTTGGTACCGACTCGGTATTGCTAGGGGCATGGGTTAGCGGAGTTTTTCATTGTGTGCTTGATATTGGAACCGGCACCGGGATTCTTGCACTCATGATGGCGCAAAAAAATCAACAGGCTGAAATCATAGCCATTGAACCTGATGCAGATCAATGTCATGAAGCGCGAATTAATTTTTCTAACTCACCTTTTCAAAATCGCTTAACCGCAATTGAACTATCCTTGCAGACATTTCAATCAGAAAAAAAATTTGATTTGATTATTTGCAATCCTCCTTATTTTGAAAATTCAACGCCTAATGCGAACGAGAAAAAAACAAAAGTGCGACACACTACGGAATTATCCGTAGAAACCTTATACCGCTGTGCTGCATCGCACTTGAGTGAAGTGGGATGTATGTATGTGATTATTCCTTCTGACACGGAAAAAAATCATCTTCAACAAGCTGCCCTTCAACATCTCTTTCCAAAAAAAATTATGCGCACTAAAAAAGATGATGGAACTATTGTCAGAACTTTGATTCAATTTTCGCACACTGATGACTCTTGCTTGTTTTCTGAAATGATTGTTAAGCATAGCAACAACAAATATTCGGCGCCGTATATTGCACTTACGCGTGATTTTTATTGGAAGGATTTGGAGAAGGAGAAATGA
- a CDS encoding 30S ribosomal protein S16, with translation MATKIRLQRHGKKASAFYHIVIADSRSPRDGKFIEKIGTYNPNTNPATIDLQFERALHWLTTGAEMTNTMRAILSYKGVLYRNHLNKGVTKGALTQEAADKKFEAWVNDKTSKITGKSENLAAAKKSAYEKMIADEQEKNAAKAAKIAAKVVPVTEAPAAEEAPATEAPAAETPAAEENSAEA, from the coding sequence ATGGCAACAAAAATCAGATTACAAAGACACGGAAAAAAAGCATCTGCATTCTATCACATTGTTATTGCAGATTCTCGCTCACCACGCGACGGTAAGTTTATTGAAAAAATTGGTACTTACAATCCAAACACAAATCCTGCAACAATTGATTTGCAGTTTGAACGTGCTCTTCATTGGTTAACAACCGGTGCTGAAATGACAAACACCATGCGTGCTATCCTTTCTTACAAAGGGGTATTGTATCGCAATCACCTGAACAAAGGCGTTACTAAAGGAGCGTTGACTCAAGAAGCTGCTGACAAAAAATTTGAAGCATGGGTGAACGATAAAACTTCTAAAATCACCGGCAAATCAGAAAATCTTGCGGCTGCAAAAAAATCAGCGTATGAAAAAATGATTGCTGACGAACAAGAAAAAAATGCTGCTAAAGCTGCTAAAATTGCTGCAAAAGTAGTTCCTGTAACTGAAGCACCAGCTGCTGAAGAGGCACCAGCTACTGAAGCACCTGCAGCTGAAACTCCTGCTGCTGAAGAAAACAGCGCTGAAGCATAG
- the trxB gene encoding thioredoxin-disulfide reductase, which produces MSEAIEHVRCLIIGSGPAGYTAAIYTARASMNPVLYQGLQPGGQLTTTNEVENFPGYPDGVTGPEMMIQLEQQARRFNTDIRSGWVTKVDFTGPVHKVWVDNTKEIHADTVIIATGASAKYLGLPSEQHYLKNGGGVSACAVCDGFFYRGQDVVIVGAGDSACEEATYLANICTKVTMLVRTDKFRASVIMENRVRSNSKIDLLMNSEIDEVLGDGNVVTGVRIKNNKSGDKHEVAATGVFIAIGHKPNTDVFKDFISLDETGYIKNVPGSSRTNVEGVFVCGDAADRTYRQAITAAGTGCMAALDAERYLAAKGIH; this is translated from the coding sequence ATGTCAGAAGCAATTGAACACGTTCGTTGTCTGATCATAGGATCAGGCCCTGCAGGATATACAGCAGCCATTTACACCGCGCGCGCAAGCATGAATCCGGTATTATATCAGGGATTACAACCCGGTGGTCAACTTACCACAACCAACGAAGTGGAAAATTTTCCCGGATATCCTGATGGTGTTACCGGACCTGAAATGATGATTCAATTAGAGCAACAGGCTCGCCGTTTTAATACAGATATTAGAAGTGGTTGGGTAACAAAAGTTGATTTTACCGGACCCGTTCACAAAGTATGGGTAGATAATACTAAAGAAATTCATGCGGACACCGTAATAATTGCTACCGGCGCTTCAGCTAAATACCTGGGCTTACCATCAGAACAACATTATTTGAAAAATGGTGGTGGGGTTTCAGCCTGTGCTGTTTGTGACGGATTTTTCTATCGTGGACAAGATGTTGTAATTGTTGGTGCCGGAGATTCAGCTTGTGAAGAAGCTACCTACCTTGCAAATATTTGTACCAAAGTAACCATGTTGGTACGCACTGATAAATTCCGCGCCTCGGTGATTATGGAAAATCGTGTGAGATCTAACAGCAAAATTGATTTGCTCATGAACTCAGAAATAGATGAGGTACTTGGTGATGGCAATGTTGTAACCGGAGTGCGTATCAAAAACAATAAATCAGGTGACAAACATGAAGTGGCTGCAACAGGCGTGTTTATTGCAATTGGACACAAACCTAACACCGATGTATTTAAAGATTTTATTTCTTTAGATGAAACAGGTTATATCAAAAATGTTCCGGGTTCATCTCGCACGAATGTTGAAGGCGTTTTTGTATGTGGTGATGCCGCTGACAGAACCTACCGTCAAGCAATTACAGCCGCCGGTACAGGTTGTATGGCAGCGCTGGATGCTGAAAGATATCTTGCCGCTAAAGGAATTCATTAA
- a CDS encoding T9SS type A sorting domain-containing protein encodes MKTTLTILLTAATGLLIQAQTASIYDIQFSHLSSGDSHLTGNIVTTRGIVTGVFTSGAEGTFFIQDGTGPWRGIYILDNTFDVTVGDSVEVTGKLKEYYSNTSIDSLTTMNIISSGNPLPSPVVVSTDSASMECYESVLVRVDHATCTNPDQGFGQFLVNDGSGNCVIDDGIYLYTPSANYIYTITGVRYFLFGESKICPRSSFDFITEGALEIDEEEVTIEIFPNPASEMLNVQIAEDASFKLINLAGEVILNGKGNTQLNVADYAPGIYFITIQNQGVITTEKIVIR; translated from the coding sequence ATGAAAACTACTCTTACCATCTTACTTACAGCTGCAACCGGTCTTTTAATACAAGCTCAAACTGCAAGCATTTACGATATTCAATTCAGCCATCTTTCTTCTGGAGACTCACACTTAACAGGCAATATTGTCACCACACGAGGAATAGTAACAGGGGTTTTCACCTCCGGAGCAGAAGGTACATTTTTCATTCAAGACGGCACTGGTCCATGGCGCGGTATCTACATTCTTGACAACACCTTTGATGTTACCGTTGGTGATAGTGTAGAAGTAACCGGAAAGTTGAAAGAATATTACAGCAATACTTCAATAGATAGTTTAACCACCATGAATATTATTAGCAGTGGTAATCCATTGCCTTCACCGGTGGTTGTGAGCACTGACAGCGCTTCAATGGAGTGTTATGAAAGTGTGCTGGTGCGTGTTGATCATGCTACTTGCACTAATCCTGATCAAGGGTTTGGTCAGTTTTTAGTTAATGACGGTTCAGGTAATTGCGTAATTGATGATGGTATTTATTTGTATACTCCAAGTGCAAATTATATTTATACCATCACGGGCGTTCGTTATTTCTTGTTTGGAGAATCAAAAATTTGTCCGAGATCATCTTTTGATTTCATTACTGAAGGTGCATTAGAAATTGATGAAGAAGAAGTTACCATTGAAATATTTCCAAATCCTGCAAGTGAAATGCTCAATGTTCAAATAGCTGAAGATGCCAGTTTTAAATTGATCAACTTGGCTGGTGAAGTAATTTTGAACGGTAAAGGGAATACACAATTGAATGTAGCTGATTATGCTCCGGGTATCTATTTCATTACCATTCAAAATCAGGGTGTGATCACTACCGAAAAAATTGTGATCAGATAA
- the rimM gene encoding 16S rRNA processing protein RimM, whose translation MFEKESCYRLGHIAKLHGFKGELSIFLDTDNPHEYDTLESVFVEYNQKLIPFFLEKIEIRRDGTAVIRFEDYSTEDKVKKFIGCSLYMPLEVMPSVDVKRLHADEVVGFEVVDSQHGNIGFIKSVLLVSGNPILEIDFNGQEILIPNQPDFIHKVDRKEKILFLDTPPGLVDLYLGEEE comes from the coding sequence ATGTTTGAAAAAGAAAGCTGCTATCGCCTTGGGCATATTGCCAAACTTCATGGTTTCAAAGGTGAGCTGAGCATTTTTCTAGATACAGACAATCCACACGAATACGATACATTGGAATCAGTTTTTGTTGAATACAACCAAAAGCTGATTCCTTTTTTTTTGGAGAAAATTGAAATTCGCCGTGATGGTACTGCCGTCATCCGTTTTGAAGATTATTCAACCGAAGATAAAGTGAAAAAATTTATTGGCTGTAGTCTCTACATGCCGCTTGAAGTGATGCCATCTGTTGATGTAAAACGCTTGCATGCTGACGAAGTAGTTGGCTTTGAAGTGGTGGATTCACAACATGGAAATATTGGATTTATTAAATCTGTTTTGCTCGTGTCCGGCAATCCTATTCTCGAAATTGATTTTAACGGACAAGAAATTCTCATACCGAATCAACCTGATTTTATACATAAAGTTGATCGCAAAGAAAAAATTCTTTTTCTCGATACACCGCCCGGATTGGTTGATTTGTATTTAGGAGAAGAAGAATGA
- a CDS encoding DUF479 domain-containing protein has product MNFLGHCLLCKNHLELITGNFGGDFYKGNLDNFVDVPKHIMDGVRLHRFIDDTTDNSKHIREIAHFLQNNEVQRVSYIGIDLLLDHYIAANWIQYHDTPYLQFINQIYERVEADFDQLDIEFRYFYAVMKDYSWFLDYPIEAGMKRVMVQYSKRIGFENNLPHSLDLYYQHQKHFDTCFKSFMEEITVKTENFILSMKGINP; this is encoded by the coding sequence ATGAATTTTCTAGGACATTGTTTGCTTTGTAAGAATCATCTTGAATTAATCACCGGAAATTTCGGAGGTGATTTTTATAAGGGCAATTTGGATAATTTTGTTGATGTGCCAAAACACATCATGGACGGTGTCAGGTTGCATAGATTCATTGATGACACTACCGACAATTCAAAGCACATTAGAGAAATTGCACACTTTCTACAAAACAATGAAGTGCAGCGCGTCTCTTATATAGGAATTGATTTATTGCTTGATCACTATATCGCAGCTAATTGGATACAGTATCATGACACGCCTTACCTGCAATTTATTAATCAGATATATGAACGGGTTGAGGCAGATTTTGATCAATTAGATATTGAATTCAGATATTTTTACGCTGTCATGAAAGATTATAGCTGGTTTTTAGATTATCCAATTGAGGCAGGCATGAAAAGAGTTATGGTACAATATTCAAAGAGAATAGGTTTCGAGAATAATCTGCCTCATTCCTTAGACTTATATTACCAGCACCAAAAACACTTTGATACTTGTTTCAAATCGTTTATGGAAGAGATTACCGTGAAAACAGAAAATTTTATTCTTTCCATGAAAGGGATAAATCCGTAA
- a CDS encoding transporter substrate-binding domain-containing protein, producing MRLFLFIFISCFLITCSDQKKAEPIPHCQRDWKEIEEDSVLTILAENSPASYFVYRGRNMGYEYELLYEFAKDRNIRLQVKMVHDLDTMIHLLNQCEGDIIAANLAIRPHRNELVSFSVPHLITRMVLIQRKPQNYKNMKDDEIQDSLITDIEQLKGKTIHVWKNSSYYRQVHMLNQAYQLQLNIVGTDGDLITEELIRQVSTGEIDYTIADENIAQIDLHFYPNLDISLPLSYEEEIAFVLRKSSHNLLDTLNAWLVADENRSTRGEINRKYYERKNLSAKANQEFSSLNDGQLSPYDEILKRECAIYGWDWRLLAAIMYQESKFETWKESWAGAFGLFGFMPGTAEQYGISKSSPPEAQIKAALQKLDKNYHEWATEIADSLECLNFTLATFNSGRAHIDDARALCEKYGKDKNVWTGHVNEMMLNLSKPHYYRDEVVKNGYCRGVETYEYIIEVRQRYEEYKAAFPDAASLPLAR from the coding sequence GTGAGGTTATTTCTTTTCATATTCATATCCTGTTTTTTAATCACGTGTTCTGATCAGAAAAAAGCTGAACCAATTCCGCATTGTCAGCGTGACTGGAAAGAGATAGAGGAGGACAGTGTTTTAACCATACTTGCTGAAAACAGCCCGGCTTCCTATTTTGTTTATCGCGGACGAAACATGGGGTACGAGTATGAATTACTCTATGAATTTGCCAAAGACAGAAATATTCGTTTACAAGTAAAAATGGTGCATGACCTTGATACCATGATTCATTTGCTGAATCAATGTGAGGGTGATATCATTGCTGCAAATCTTGCCATCAGGCCGCATCGCAATGAATTGGTAAGCTTCAGTGTTCCGCATTTGATCACTAGAATGGTATTGATTCAACGCAAACCGCAGAATTATAAAAACATGAAAGACGATGAAATTCAAGATTCGTTGATCACGGATATTGAACAACTCAAGGGAAAAACAATTCATGTCTGGAAAAATTCATCGTACTACAGACAAGTACATATGTTAAATCAAGCTTATCAACTACAATTGAATATAGTTGGTACGGATGGAGATTTGATCACCGAAGAATTAATTCGCCAGGTGAGCACCGGTGAAATTGATTACACCATTGCAGATGAAAATATTGCACAAATAGATTTACATTTTTATCCAAACCTTGATATCAGTTTACCGCTTAGCTATGAAGAAGAGATTGCGTTTGTTCTCAGAAAATCATCACACAATTTATTGGATACCCTCAATGCTTGGTTAGTGGCAGATGAAAACCGCTCAACCAGAGGTGAAATAAACCGAAAATATTACGAGCGAAAAAATTTATCGGCAAAAGCCAATCAAGAATTTTCATCGCTCAATGACGGGCAATTATCTCCCTATGATGAAATTTTAAAACGTGAATGTGCAATTTATGGCTGGGATTGGCGCTTGCTGGCAGCCATCATGTATCAAGAATCAAAATTTGAGACCTGGAAAGAGAGTTGGGCAGGTGCTTTTGGTTTGTTCGGCTTTATGCCCGGAACTGCGGAACAATATGGTATCAGCAAATCATCTCCGCCTGAAGCGCAAATCAAAGCCGCCTTGCAAAAATTAGATAAAAATTATCATGAATGGGCCACTGAAATTGCTGACAGTTTGGAATGTTTGAATTTCACCCTGGCAACTTTCAATTCAGGTCGGGCGCATATTGATGATGCAAGGGCATTGTGTGAAAAATACGGGAAAGATAAAAATGTATGGACAGGTCATGTCAACGAGATGATGCTGAATTTATCAAAGCCACATTATTATCGTGATGAAGTGGTTAAAAACGGCTACTGTCGGGGAGTTGAGACGTATGAATACATCATTGAGGTACGGCAGCGATATGAAGAGTATAAGGCGGCATTCCCTGATGCAGCAAGCCTTCCATTGGCCAGGTAG
- the rlmB gene encoding 23S rRNA (guanosine(2251)-2'-O)-methyltransferase RlmB, protein MDHKQESSRNERRGGRPFKQHGKPFNQRKKFDREEYDDIIYGVRAVIEAVRAERPINRIFIQKGMNKELFYELKEELANKKYALQFVPVEKLDRMTQQNHQGVIAQVSPVSYYNIEEIVTRLLEKGEMANILILDRLTDVRNFGAIARTAECTGVHAIVIPTKDSVSVTADAIKTSAGALNKIPVCKVADLSSVVHFLKESGVQVVAATEKTDRLVFDLDMTLPTAVILGSEEDGVSMRLLSDADIKAKIPMTGSISSFNVSVSAGIFLYEIARQRMNA, encoded by the coding sequence ATGGATCATAAACAAGAATCATCACGCAATGAACGTCGTGGAGGACGACCATTCAAACAACACGGCAAACCATTTAATCAAAGAAAAAAGTTTGATAGAGAAGAATATGACGATATTATTTATGGCGTACGTGCGGTGATTGAAGCTGTTCGTGCTGAACGACCTATCAATCGTATCTTCATTCAGAAAGGGATGAATAAAGAACTCTTTTATGAATTGAAAGAAGAGTTAGCAAATAAAAAATATGCGCTGCAATTTGTGCCGGTTGAAAAGTTGGATCGCATGACACAACAAAATCACCAGGGGGTTATCGCACAAGTCTCTCCGGTGTCTTATTATAATATTGAAGAAATTGTAACACGTCTGCTTGAAAAAGGGGAGATGGCAAATATTCTCATTTTAGACCGCTTAACGGATGTCAGAAATTTTGGAGCCATTGCGCGTACAGCTGAATGCACCGGTGTACATGCCATTGTAATACCTACAAAAGATAGCGTATCAGTGACTGCTGATGCCATTAAAACTTCTGCCGGGGCATTAAATAAAATTCCGGTGTGTAAGGTGGCTGATTTATCTTCTGTTGTTCATTTTTTGAAAGAGAGTGGAGTACAAGTTGTAGCCGCAACTGAAAAAACTGATCGTTTAGTTTTTGATTTGGACATGACTTTGCCAACCGCTGTAATTTTAGGTTCTGAAGAAGATGGAGTTTCAATGCGTTTGCTCAGTGATGCGGATATCAAGGCTAAAATTCCCATGACCGGTTCCATCTCTTCATTCAACGTTTCAGTTTCAGCCGGAATTTTTCTCTATGAAATTGCACGGCAGCGAATGAATGCATGA